In Macaca fascicularis isolate 582-1 chromosome X, T2T-MFA8v1.1, one DNA window encodes the following:
- the HCFC1 gene encoding host cell factor 1 isoform X20, whose protein sequence is MAWETILMDTLEDNIPRARAGHCAVAINTRLYIWSGRDGYRKAWNNQVCCKDLWYLETEKPPPPARVQLVRANTNSLEVSWGAVATADSYLLQLQKYDIPATAATATSPTPNPVPSVPANPPKSPAPAAAAPAVQPLTQVGITLLPQAAPAPPTTTTIQVLPTVPGSSISVPTAARTQGVPAVLKVTGPQATTGTPLVTMRPTSQAGKAPVTVTSLPAGVRMVVPTQSAQGTVIGSSPQMSGMAALAAAAAATQKIPPSSAPTVLSVPAGTTIVKTMAVTPGTTTLPATVKVASSPVMVSNPATRMLKTAAAQVGTSVSSATNTSTRPIITVHKSGTVTVAQQAQVVTTVVGGVTKTITLVKSPISVPGGSALISNLGKVMSVVQTKPVQTSAVTGQASTGPVTQIIQTKGPLPAGTILKLVTSADGKPTTIITTTQASGAGTKPTILGISSVSPSTTKPGTTTIIKTIPMSAIITQAGATGAAGAALTEPVFPGPPLSHPGVTSSPGIKSPITIITTKVMTSGTGAPAKIITAVPKIATGHGQQGVTQVVLKGAPGQPGTILRTVPMGGVRLVTPVTVSAVKPAVTTLVVKGTTGVTTLGTVTGTVSTSLAGAGGHSTSASLATPITTLGTIATLSSQVINPTAITVSAAQTTLTAAGGLTTPTITMQPVSQPTQVTLITAPSGVEAQPVHDLPVSILASPTTEQPTATVTIADSGQGDVQPGTVTLVCSNPPCETHETGTTNTATTTVVANLGGHPQPTQVQFVCDRQEAAASLVTSTVGQQNGSVVRVCSNPPCETHETGTTNTATTATSNMAGQHGCSNPPCETHETGTTNTATTAMSSVGANHQRDARRACAAGTPAVIRISVATGALEAAQGSKPQCQTRQTSTTSTTMTVMATGAPCSAGPLLGPSMAREPGGRGPAFVQLAPLSSKVRLSSPGSKDLPAGRHSHVANTTAMARSSMGAGEPRTAPACESLQGGSPSTTVTVTALEALLCPSATVTQVCSNPPCETHETGTTNTATTSNAGSAQRVCSNPPCETHETGTTHTATTATSNGGTGQPEGGQQPPAGHPCETHQTTSTGTTMSVSMGALLPDATSSHRTLESGLEVAAAPSVTPQAGTALLAPFPTQRVCSNPPCETHETGTTHTATTVTSNMSSNQDPPPAASDQGEVESTQGDSVNITSSSAITTTVSSTLTRAVTTVTQSTPVPGPSVPKISSMTETAPRALTTEVPIPAKITVTIANTETSDMPFSAVDILQPPEELQVSPGPRQQLPPRQLLQSASTALMGESTEVLSASQTPELPAAVDLSSTGEPSSGQESASSAVVATVVVQPPPPVQSEVDQLSLPQELMAEAQAGTTTLMVTGLTPEELAVTAAAEAAAQAAATEEAQALAIQAVLQAAQQAVMAGTGEPMDTSEAAATVTQAELGHLSAEGQEGQATTIPIVLTQQELAALVQQQQLQEAQAQQQHHHLPTEALAPADSLNDPAIESNCLNELAGTVPSTVALLPSTATESLAPSNTFVAPQPVVVASPAKLQAAATLTEVANGIESLGVVSRKPDLPPPPSKAPMKKENQWFDVGVIKGTNVMVTHYFLPPDDAVPSDDDSGTVPDYNQLKKQELQPGTAYKFRVAGINACGRGPFSEISAFKTCLPGFPGAPCAIKISKSPDGAHLTWEPPSVTSGKIIEYSVYLAIQSSQAGGELKSSTPAQLAFMRVYCGPSPSCLVQSSSLSNAHIDYTTKPAIIFRIAARNEKGYGPATQVRWLQETSKDSSGTKPANKRPMSSPEMKSAPKKSKADGQ, encoded by the exons ATGGCCTGGGAGACGATCCTGATGGATACACTGGAGGACAACATCCCCCGCGCTCGGGCTGGCCACTGCGCAGTCGCCATCAACACTCGCTTGTACATTTGGAGTGGGCGTGACGGCTACCGCAAGGCCTGGAACAACCAGGTCTGCTGCAAGGACCTCTGGTACCTAGAGACAG AaaagccaccacccccagcccgaGTACAGCTGGTACGCGCCAACACCAACTCCCTGGAGGTGAGCTGGGGGGCAGTGGCAACAGCCGACAGCTACCTTCTCCAGCTCCAGAAATATGACATTCCTGCCACGGCCGCTACTGCCACCTCCCCTACGCCCAATCCGGTCCCATCTGTGCCTGCCAACCCTCCCAAGAGCCCTGCCCCAGCAGCAGCCGCACCTGCTGTGCAGCCGCTGACCCAAGTAGGCATCACGCTCCTGCCCCAGGCTGCCCCTGCGCCCCcgaccaccaccaccatccaggTCTTGCCGACGGTGCCTGGCAGCTCCATTTCTGTGCCCACTGCAGCCAGGACTCAAG GTGTCCCTGCTGTTCTCAAAGTGACCGGTCCTCAGGCTACAACAGGAACTCCATTGGTCACCATGCGACCTACCAGCCAGGCCGGGAAAGCCCCTGTCACCGTGACCTCCCTGCCTGCTGGAGTGCGGATGGTTGTGCCAACGCAGAGTGCCCAGGGGACG GTGATTGGCAGTAGCCCACAGATGAGTGGGATGGCCGCACTGGCCGCTGCGGCTGCTGCCACCCAGAAGATCCCCCCTTCCTCGGCACCCACGGTGCTGAGTGTCCCAGCGGGCACCACCATCGTGAAGACCATGGCTGTGACACCTGGCACTACCACCCTCCCAGCCACTGTGAAGGTGGCCTCCTCGCCAGTCATG GTGAGCAACCCTGCCACTCGCATGCTGAAGACTGCAGCTGCCCAGGTGGGGACATCGGTTTCCTCCGCCACCAACACGTCTACCCGCCCTATCATCACAGTGCACAAGTCAGGCACTGTGACAGTGGCCCAGCAAGCCCAGGTGGTGACCACAGTCGTGGGCGGGGTCACCAAGACCATCACCCTGGTGAAGAGCCCCATCTCTGTCCCAGGAGGCAGCGCTCTG ATTTCCAATCTGGGCAAAGTGATGTCGGTGGTCCAGACCAAACCAGTTCAGACTTCAGCAGTCACAGGCCAGGCGTCCACGGGTCCTGTGACTCAGATCATCCAG ACCAAAGGGCCTCTGCCAGCGGGAACAATCCTGAAGCTGGTGACCTCAGCAGATGGCAagcccaccaccatcatcactaccacgcAGGCCAGTGGGGCGGGGACCAAGCCCACCATCCTGGGCATCAGTAGCGTCTCCCCCAGTACCACCAAGCCCGGCACAACCACCATCATCAAAACCATCCCCATGTCGGCCATCATCACCCAGGCGGGCGCCACCG GGGCAGCAGGGGCAGCCCTCACAGAACCTGTGTTCCCTGGGCCCCCACTCTCCCATCCAGGTGTGACCAGCAGTCCTGGCATCAAGTcccccatcaccatcatcaccaccaagGTGATGACTTCAGGAACTGGAGCACCTGCCAAAATCATCACTGCTGTCCCCAAAATTGCCACTGGTCATGGGCAGCAGGGAGTGACGCAG GTGGTGCTTAAGGGGGCCCCGGGACAGCCAGGCACCATTCTCCGCACTGTGCCCATGGGGGGTGTTCGCCTAGTCACACCCGTCACCGTCTCCGCTGTCAAGCCAGCTGTCACCACGTTGGTTGTGAAAGGCACCACAG GTGTCACGACCCTAGGCACAGTGACAGGCACGGTCTCCACCAGCCTTGCCGGGGCAGGGGGCCACAGCACCAGTGCTTCCCTGGCCACGCCCATCACCACCTTGGGCACCATCGCCACCCTCTCAAGCCAGGTGATCAACCCCACTGCCATCACTGTGTCTGCCGCACAGACCACGCTGACAGCGGCAGGCGGGCTCACGACCCCAACCATCACCATGCAG CCCGTGTCCCAGCCCACCCAGGTAACTCTGATCACGGCACCCAGTGGGGTGGAGGCTCAGCCTGTGCACGACCTCCCTGTGTCCATTCTGGCCTCCCCGACTACAGAACAGCCCACTGCCACAGTCACCATTGCCGACTCAGGCCAGGGTGATGTGCAGCCTGGCACTGTCACCTTGGTGTGCTCCAACCCACCCTGTGAGACCCACGAGACTGGCACCACCAACACAGCAACCACCACTGTTGTGGCTAACCTTGGGGGACACCCCCAGCCCACCCAAGTGCAGTTCGTCTGTGACAGACAGGAGGCAGCTGCTTCTCTTGTGACCTCGACTGTGGGGCAGCAGAATGGTAGTGTGGTTCGAGTCTGCTCAAACCCACCCTGCGAGACCCATGAGACGGGCACCACCAACACCGCCACCACCGCCACCTCCAACATGGCCGGGCAGCATGGCTGCTCAAACCCACCCTGCGAGACCCATGAGACAGGCACCACCAACACTGCCACTACAGCCATGTCAAGTGTCGGCGCCAACCACCAGCGAGATGCCCGTCGGGCCTGTGCAGCCGGCACCCCTGCCGTGATCCGGATCAGTGTGGCCACTGGGGCGCTGGAGGCAGCTCAGGGCTCTAAGCCCCAGTGCCAAACCCGCCAGACCAGCACGACCAGCACCACCATGACTGTGATGGCCACCGGGGCCCCGTGCTCGGCCGGCCCACTCCTTGGGCCAAGCATGGCACGGGAACCTGGGGGCCGTGGCCCTGCTTTTGTGCAGTTGGCCCCTCTGAGTAGCAAAGTCAGGCTGAGCAGCCCAGGCAGCAAGGACCTGCCCGCGGGGCGCCACAGCCATGTGGCCAACACCACTGCCATGGCCCGTTCCAGCATGGGTGCTGGGGAGCCCCGCACGGCACCTGCGTGCGAGAGCCTCCAGGGTGGCTCGCCTAGCACCACAGTGACTGTGACGGCCCTGGAGGCACTGCTGTGCCCCTCGGCCACCGTGACCCAAGTCTGCTCCAACCCACCATGTGAGACCCACGAGACAGGCACCACCAACACCGCCACTACCTCGAATGCAGGCAGCGCCCAGAGGGTGTGCTCCAACCCACCATGCGAAACCCACGAGACAGGCACCACCCACACGGCCACCACCGCCACTTCAAACGGGGGCACGGGCCAGCCCGAGGGTGGGCAACAGCCCCCTGCTGGTCACCCCTGTGAGACACACCAGACCACTTCCACCGGCACCACCATGTCAGTCAGCATGGGCGCCCTACTTCCCGACGCCACTTCTTCCCACAGGACCCTGGAGTCTGGTCTGGAGGTGGCGGCGGCGCCCAGCGTCACCCCCCAGGCTGGCACCGCACTGCTGGCTCCTTTCCCAACGCAGAGGGTGTGCTCCAACCCCCCCTGTGAGACCCACGAGACGGGCACCACTCACACGGCCACCACTGTCACTTCCAACATGAGCTCAAACCAAG ACCCCCCACCCGCTGCCAGCGATCAGGGAGAGGTGGAGAGCACCCAGGGCGACAGCGTGAACATCACCAGCTCCAGTGCCATCACAACAACTGTGTCCTCCACACTGACGCGGGCTGTGACCACTGTGACGCAGTCCACGCCGGTCCCGGGCCCCTCCGTGCCG AAGATTTCATCAATGACTGAGACTGCCCCAAGGGCTCTGACTACTGAAGTCCCCATCCCGGCCAAAATAACAGTGACCATAGCCAACACAGAAACTTCTGACATGCCCTTCTCTGCTGTTGACATCCTGCAGCCCCCAGAGGAACTCCAGGTGTCACCAGGGCCTCGCCAGCAGCTGCCGCCACGGCAGCTTCTACAGTCGGCTTCCACAGCCCTGATGGGGGAGTCCACTGAGGTCCTGTCAGCCTCCCAGACCCCTGAGCTCCCAGCCGCCGTGGATCTGAGCAGCACAGGGGAGCCATCTTCGGGCCAGGAGTCTGCCAGCTCTGCGGTGGTGGCCACTGTGGTGGTCCAGCCACCCCCACCTGTGCAGTCTGAAGTAGACCAGTTATCACTTCCCCAAGAGTTAATGGCCGAGGCCCAAGCCGGCACCACCACCCTCATGGTAACGGGGCTCACCCCTGAGGAGCTGGCAGTGACTGCCGCTGCAGAAGCAGCCGCCCAGGCCGCAGCCACGGAGGAAGCCCAGGCCCTGGCCATCCAGGCGGTGCTCCAGGCCGCACAGCAGGCCGTCATGG CAGGCACTGGCGAGCCTATGGACACCTCTGAGGCAGCAGCAACCGTGACGCAGGCAGAGCTGGGGCACCTGTCAGCCGAGGGTCAGGAGGGCCAGGCCACCACCATCCCTATTGTGCTGACACAGCAGGAGCTGGCTGCCCtggtgcagcagcagcagctacaggaggcccaggcccagcagcagcatcaccaccTCCCCACTGAGGCCCTGGCCCCTGCCGACAGTCTCAACGACCCGGCCATTGAGAGCAACTGCCTCAATGAGCTGGCCGGCACAGTCCCCAGCACTGTGGCGCTGCTGCCCTCAACGGCCACTGAGA GCCTGGCCCCATCCAACACATTTGTGGCCCCCCAGCCGGTTGTGGTGGCCAGCCCAGCCAAGCTGCAGGCTGCAGCTACCCTGACTGAAGTGGCCAATGGCATCGAGTCCCTGGGTGTGGTGAGTCGG AAGCCGGACCTGCCACCCCCACCCAGCAAAGCCCCCATGAAGAAGGAGAACCAGTGGTTTGATGTAGGGGTCATTAAGGGCACCAATGTAATGGTGACACACTATTTCCTGCCACCAGATGATGCTGTCCCATCAGAC GATGATTCGGGCACCGTCCCCGACTATAACCAGCTGAAGAAGCAGGAGCTGCAGCCAGGCACAGCCTATAAGTTTCGTGTTGCCGGAATCAATGCCTGTGGCCGGGGGCCCTTCAGCGAAATCTCAGCCTTTAAGACGTGTCTGCCTGGTTTCCCAGGGGCCCCTTGTGCCATTAAAATCAGCAAA AGTCCGGACGGTGCTCACCTCACCTGGGAGCCACCCTCTGTGACCTCCGGCAAGATCATCGAGTACTCGGTGTACCTGGCCATCCAGAGCTCACAGGCTGGGGGCGAGCTCAAGAGCTCCACCCCGGCCCAGCTGGCCTTCATGCGGGTGTACTGCgggcccagcccctcctgcctGGTGCAGTCCTCCAGCCTCTCCAACGCCCACATCGACTATACCACCAAGCCCGCCATCATCTTCCGCATCGCCGCCCGCAATGAGAAGGGCTATGGCCCAGCCACACAAGTGAGGTGGCTGCAGG aAACCAGTAAAGACAGCTCTGGCACCAAGCCGGCCAACAAGCGGCCCATGTCCTCTCCAGAAAT GAAATCTGCTCCAAAGAAATCTAAGGCCGATGGTCAGTGA